A window of the Streptomyces griseochromogenes genome harbors these coding sequences:
- a CDS encoding glycosyltransferase, with protein sequence MAGCYNTSLFLLSRRRIRRSRTDRRPRFYVFLLACLNEEKVLSESLARITSLPAGNFMALVIDDGSDDRTGEIALAADPALVRLHRRTPPNARRGKGAALNDGVRHLRESGLLAGHDPADVVLCVVDADGRLDPHVVQSVDPCFDDPATGAVQICVRMYNRGQGLLARMQDMEFVVYGDVFQSARRFIGSVGMGGNGQFMRLSALNTLNAVDGAGPWSDSLTEDLDLGVRLIAKGWTNMHCTTAAVSQQAVLSLRRLIRQRSRWFQGHLQSAGLVPLILREVPTRPALDMLYHLSSPVLILLTSLLPVSFLVALGATVTASVQVGHPLVSPMWLLGPYLLSFTTAYAYGFIYAKRERELGLVRSVLLAHVFVFYGYIWFAAGWWGFWRMLTGKQTWLKTART encoded by the coding sequence ATGGCCGGCTGTTACAACACCAGCCTTTTCCTTCTCTCACGGCGCAGAATTCGCCGCTCCCGGACCGACCGGAGACCGCGCTTCTACGTATTTCTGCTCGCCTGTCTGAACGAGGAGAAAGTACTTTCCGAAAGCCTGGCGCGCATCACTTCTCTGCCCGCCGGGAATTTCATGGCACTGGTCATCGACGACGGTTCGGACGACCGCACCGGCGAGATCGCGCTGGCCGCGGATCCGGCCCTGGTCCGGCTGCACCGGCGTACCCCGCCGAACGCCCGCCGGGGCAAGGGCGCCGCGCTCAACGACGGCGTACGGCACCTCAGGGAGTCCGGCCTGCTGGCCGGGCATGACCCGGCGGACGTCGTCCTGTGCGTGGTCGACGCCGACGGACGGCTGGACCCGCACGTCGTGCAGTCCGTGGATCCGTGCTTCGACGATCCCGCCACGGGCGCGGTCCAGATCTGCGTCCGTATGTACAACCGGGGGCAGGGGCTGCTGGCCCGCATGCAGGACATGGAGTTCGTCGTGTACGGCGACGTGTTCCAGAGCGCGCGCCGCTTCATCGGCAGCGTGGGCATGGGCGGCAACGGGCAGTTCATGCGGCTGTCCGCGCTCAACACGCTGAACGCCGTGGATGGTGCCGGCCCGTGGAGCGACAGCCTCACCGAGGACCTCGACCTCGGCGTGCGGCTGATCGCCAAAGGCTGGACCAACATGCACTGCACCACGGCCGCGGTCTCCCAGCAGGCCGTGCTCAGCCTGCGGCGCCTGATCCGGCAGCGATCCCGCTGGTTCCAGGGCCATCTGCAGTCCGCCGGTCTCGTCCCGCTCATCCTGCGGGAGGTACCGACCCGGCCCGCGCTGGACATGCTCTACCACCTGTCCAGTCCGGTCCTGATCCTGCTCACCTCGCTGCTGCCGGTCTCGTTCCTGGTCGCCCTGGGCGCCACCGTCACGGCCTCGGTCCAGGTGGGACATCCGCTCGTCTCGCCCATGTGGCTGCTCGGCCCGTATCTGCTCTCGTTCACGACCGCCTACGCGTACGGGTTCATCTACGCCAAGCGGGAGCGCGAACTCGGGCTGGTGCGCAGCGTCCTGCTCGCCCACGTCTTCGTCTTCTACGGCTACATCTGGTTCGCCGCCGGCTGGTGGGGGTTCTGGCGGATGCTCACCGGCAAGCAGACCTGGCTGAAGACCGCGCGCACCTGA
- the wecB gene encoding non-hydrolyzing UDP-N-acetylglucosamine 2-epimerase: MSTHPSVVPVRAMLVLGTRPEAIKLAPVARAMADDTQFEPIVVTTGQHREMLQQMLGLLCVDVRIALDVMRSRQELSELTARLVGELGEVMRDQRPDLVVVQGDTTTALAGALAAFYEKIPVAHVEAGLRTGVIDNPFPEELNRSLIGRIARWHFAPTPRAARHLTDEGVSAEQVFTTGNTVIDNLLWVLAEGTGTSAFRTGAKRILVTLHRRENQGERMRGMGRALARLAGRGDVEIVLPLHKSPAVRDALLPELDGHTGISLVEPLGYLDFAATLAECDLVLTDSGGIQEEAPSLSKPALVLRTTTERPEAVEAGAALLIGTDPDAIVSWAERLLDDPAQYRRMAAAGNPFGDGLAATRVLAQLAEDFAAEVPVGLTASGPYSAA; this comes from the coding sequence ATGTCCACACATCCGTCAGTCGTGCCCGTACGCGCCATGCTCGTGCTCGGGACCCGGCCGGAGGCGATCAAACTGGCGCCGGTGGCGCGGGCGATGGCCGACGACACACAGTTCGAACCGATCGTCGTCACCACCGGCCAGCACCGCGAGATGCTCCAGCAGATGCTCGGCCTGCTGTGCGTCGACGTACGGATCGCCCTCGATGTGATGCGCAGCCGCCAGGAGCTGTCCGAGCTGACCGCCCGGCTGGTCGGCGAGCTCGGCGAGGTCATGCGCGACCAACGGCCGGACCTGGTCGTGGTGCAGGGGGACACCACGACCGCGCTGGCCGGCGCCCTGGCCGCCTTCTACGAGAAGATCCCGGTCGCCCATGTCGAGGCGGGACTGCGCACCGGAGTCATCGACAACCCCTTCCCGGAGGAGCTCAACCGCAGCCTGATCGGCCGCATCGCCCGCTGGCACTTCGCCCCGACCCCGCGCGCGGCCCGGCACCTGACCGACGAGGGCGTCTCCGCCGAGCAGGTCTTCACCACCGGCAACACGGTGATCGACAACCTGCTGTGGGTGCTGGCCGAGGGGACCGGGACCTCCGCGTTCCGCACCGGCGCCAAGCGGATCCTGGTCACCCTGCACCGGCGGGAGAACCAGGGCGAGCGGATGCGCGGCATGGGCCGGGCGCTGGCCCGGCTCGCCGGGCGCGGTGACGTGGAGATCGTGCTGCCGCTGCACAAGAGCCCCGCGGTACGGGACGCGCTGCTGCCCGAACTCGACGGCCACACCGGCATCTCGCTCGTCGAGCCGCTCGGCTACCTGGACTTCGCGGCGACGCTGGCCGAGTGCGACCTGGTCCTCACCGACTCCGGCGGTATCCAGGAGGAGGCCCCCAGTCTGAGCAAGCCCGCGCTGGTGCTGCGCACCACCACCGAGCGTCCGGAGGCGGTCGAGGCGGGTGCGGCCCTGCTGATCGGCACGGACCCGGACGCCATCGTGAGCTGGGCCGAGCGGCTCCTCGACGATCCGGCGCAGTACCGCAGGATGGCGGCCGCGGGCAATCCGTTCGGCGACGGGCTGGCCGCCACCCGCGTACTCGCCCAGCTCGCCGAGGACTTCGCCGCCGAAGTGCCGGTCGGCCTCACCGCGTCCGGGCCATACTCGGCGGCATGA
- a CDS encoding calcium-binding protein, whose product MTSSPLRPRRRIPPIPQGRRGRLLTTLALALALTALLSVTLSQCRGNGSPPPEPWIDGTTHGRWLSVFNGHGTNLGDDDSLSLSPRAAEDPGTTHASLVVSTASYRDVRYEARMRTVRQLRDPDPNPWEVPWLVWAYTDPEHFYYITLKPNGWELGKRDPAYPGGQRFLATGKTRYPVGDWYEVRVGQRGAVLAVSVGGKPLVTFTDTERPYQHGRVGAYTEDATVRFQGLVAR is encoded by the coding sequence ATGACATCGTCACCCCTGCGTCCCCGCCGCCGGATCCCGCCGATTCCGCAGGGGCGCAGGGGCCGTCTTCTCACGACCCTGGCACTCGCGCTCGCCCTGACCGCACTGCTGTCGGTCACCCTGAGCCAGTGCCGGGGCAACGGCTCACCGCCGCCCGAGCCGTGGATCGACGGCACGACGCACGGCCGCTGGCTCTCGGTGTTCAACGGCCACGGCACCAACCTGGGCGACGACGACTCCCTGTCGCTGTCCCCCAGGGCCGCCGAGGACCCCGGCACCACGCACGCGAGCCTCGTGGTGAGCACCGCCTCGTACAGGGACGTGCGGTACGAGGCGCGGATGCGGACCGTGCGACAGCTGCGCGATCCCGACCCGAACCCGTGGGAGGTCCCCTGGCTGGTGTGGGCGTACACCGACCCGGAGCACTTCTACTACATCACCCTCAAGCCCAACGGCTGGGAGCTGGGCAAGCGGGATCCCGCGTATCCGGGGGGCCAGCGCTTCCTGGCCACCGGGAAGACCCGGTACCCCGTGGGCGACTGGTACGAGGTGCGGGTCGGGCAGCGCGGCGCGGTGCTCGCGGTGTCCGTCGGCGGGAAGCCGCTGGTGACGTTCACGGACACCGAGCGCCCGTACCAACACGGCAGAGTGGGGGCGTACACCGAGGACGCGACGGTGAGGTTCCAGGGCCTGGTGGCGCGTTGA
- a CDS encoding glutamate synthase subunit beta, with protein MADPKGFLNHGREVARTRPVAERVKDWSEVYVPGSLLPIISKQASRCMDCGIPFCHNGCPLGNLIPEWNDYAYREDWAAASERLHATNNFPEFTGRLCPAPCESACVLGINQPAVTIKNVEVSIIDKAWETGDVAPQAPERLSGKTVAVIGSGPAGLAAAQQLTRAGHTVAVYERADRVGGLLRYGIPEFKMEKRHINRRIEQMRAEGTRFRTGIEIGRDLKATDLKKRYDAVVLAVGATTARDLPVPGRDLKGIYQAMEYLPLANKVQEGDYVTAPISAEGKHVVVIGGGDTGADCVGTAHRQGAASVTQLEIMPRPGDERNAVAQPWPTFPMLYKVTSAHEEGGERVYSVSTTHFEGDEDGNVQWLHLSEVEFVDGRLTPKPGTERRIPAQLVTLAMGFTGTDRDNGLVEQFGLELDERGNIARDADFQTNVPGVFVAGDAGRGQSLIVWAIAEGRSAARGVDRHLTGASDLPAPIRPTDRALMV; from the coding sequence ATGGCTGACCCGAAGGGCTTCCTGAACCACGGCCGTGAGGTCGCCCGGACCCGCCCCGTCGCCGAGCGCGTCAAGGACTGGAGCGAGGTCTACGTCCCCGGTTCCCTGCTGCCGATCATCAGCAAGCAGGCCAGCCGGTGCATGGACTGCGGCATCCCGTTCTGCCACAACGGCTGTCCGCTCGGGAACCTCATCCCCGAGTGGAACGACTACGCCTACCGCGAGGACTGGGCGGCCGCCTCCGAGCGCCTGCACGCGACGAACAACTTCCCGGAGTTCACCGGTCGCCTCTGCCCGGCCCCTTGCGAGTCGGCCTGTGTGCTCGGCATCAACCAGCCGGCCGTCACCATCAAGAACGTCGAGGTCTCGATCATCGACAAGGCGTGGGAGACCGGTGACGTCGCCCCGCAGGCGCCCGAGCGCCTGTCCGGCAAGACGGTCGCGGTCATCGGCTCGGGCCCGGCGGGCCTGGCCGCCGCCCAGCAGCTGACCCGGGCCGGCCACACCGTCGCCGTCTACGAGCGCGCGGACCGCGTCGGCGGCCTCCTCCGGTACGGCATCCCCGAGTTCAAGATGGAGAAGCGGCACATCAACCGCCGTATCGAGCAGATGCGCGCGGAGGGCACCCGCTTCCGCACCGGCATCGAGATCGGCCGTGACCTGAAGGCGACGGACCTGAAGAAGCGGTACGACGCCGTGGTCCTGGCCGTCGGCGCGACGACCGCCCGCGACCTGCCGGTGCCCGGCCGTGACCTCAAGGGCATCTACCAGGCGATGGAGTACCTGCCGCTGGCCAACAAGGTCCAGGAGGGCGACTACGTCACCGCTCCGATCTCGGCCGAGGGCAAGCATGTCGTCGTCATCGGCGGCGGTGACACCGGCGCCGACTGCGTGGGCACCGCCCACCGCCAGGGCGCGGCCTCCGTCACCCAGCTGGAGATCATGCCCCGCCCGGGCGACGAGCGGAACGCGGTCGCCCAGCCCTGGCCGACCTTCCCGATGCTCTACAAGGTGACGAGCGCCCACGAGGAGGGCGGCGAGCGGGTCTACTCCGTCTCCACCACCCACTTCGAGGGCGACGAGGACGGCAACGTCCAGTGGCTGCACCTGAGCGAGGTCGAGTTCGTCGACGGCAGGCTGACCCCGAAGCCGGGCACCGAGCGCAGGATCCCGGCCCAGCTGGTCACCCTCGCCATGGGCTTCACCGGCACCGACCGGGACAACGGCCTGGTCGAGCAGTTCGGTCTCGAACTCGACGAGCGGGGTAACATCGCCCGGGACGCCGACTTCCAGACCAACGTGCCGGGCGTGTTCGTCGCCGGTGACGCCGGTCGCGGCCAGTCCCTGATCGTGTGGGCGATCGCGGAGGGCCGCTCGGCCGCCCGCGGCGTCGACCGCCACCTGACCGGAGCCAGCGACCTGCCGGCGCCGATCCGCCCGACGGACCGTGCCCTGATGGTCTGA
- the gltB gene encoding glutamate synthase large subunit yields the protein MRTPRQPSQHSVNGQNWSFMDARPAAQGMYDPRNERDACGVGFVATLTGEASHALVEQALTVLRNLEHRGATGSEPDSGDGAGILSQVPDAFFREVAGFDLPAAGSYAVGIAFLPEDGTEDAVSRIETIAAEEDLTVLGWREVPAAPELLGATARSTMPAFRQIFVADGASEGIALDRKAFVLRKRAEREAGVYFPSLSARTIVYKGMLTTGQLEPFFPDLSDRRFGSAVALVHSRFSTNTFPSWPLAHPYRFVAHNGEINTVKGNRNWMRARESQLVSDLFGDGDLQRVFPVCTPDASDSASFDEVLELLHLGGRSLPHSVLMMIPEAWENHDSMDPVRRAFYGYHSTMMEPWDGPACVTFTDGTQVGAVLDRNGLRPGRYWVTDDGLVVLGSEVGVLDIDPAKVVRKGRLQPGKMFLVDTAEHRIIEDDEVKASLAAEQPYGEWLEAGEIELGDLPEREHIVHTHASVTRRQQTFGYTEEELRVILAPMAKAAAEPIGSMGTDSPIAALSERPRLLFDYFTQLFAQVTNPPLDAIREELVTSLRSSLGPQGNLLDPTAASCRSVVLPFPVIDNDELAKLIHINADGDMPGFKAATLSGLFRVSGGGDTLAARIEEICAEADAAIENGARLIVLSDRHSDAEHAPIPSLLLTAAVHHHLIRTKQRTHVGLLVEAGDVREVHHVALLIGFGAAAVNPYLAMESVEDLVRAGTFLSDIEAEKAIRNLIYALGKGVLKVMSKMGISTVASYRGAQVFEAVGLDEAFVEKYFNGTATKIGGVGIDVIAQEVAARHAKAYPASGIAPAHRALEIGGEYQWRREGEPHLFDPETVFRLQHSTRTGRFDIFKKYTERVNEQSERLMTLRGLFGFKSGAAGRQPISVDEVEPVSEIVKRFSTGAMSYGSISKEAHETLAIAMNQLGGKSNTGEGGEDPERLYDPARRSAIKQVASGRFGVTSEYLVNADDIQIKMAQGAKPGEGGQLPGHKVYPWVAKTRHSTPGVGLISPPPHHDIYSIEDLAQLIHDLKNANPQARIHVKLVSEVGVGTVAAGVSKAHADVVLISGHDGGTGASPLTSLKHAGGPWELGLAETQQTLLLNGLRDRIVVQTDGQLKTGRDVVIAALLGAEEFGFATAPLVVSGCVMMRVCHLDTCPVGIATQNPTLRDRFAGKAEYVVNFFQFIAEEVREILAELGFRSIEEAVGHAEVLDVARAVDHWKAQGLDLEPLFHVPELPEGAVRHRLIAQDHGLEKALDNELIKLAADALAANDATEAQPVRAQVAIRNINRTVGTMLGHEVTKKFGGAGLPEDTVDITFTGSAGQSFGAFLPRGVTLRLEGDANDYVGKGLSGGRIVVRPDRAADHLAEYSTIAGNTIAYGATGGELFLRGRTGERFCVRNSGALVVSEGVGDHGCEYMTGGRAVVLGETGRNFAAGMSGGIAYVIDLDRDNVNVGNADAVEALDETDRQWLHDVVRRHAEETGSTVAEKLLADWDTAVARFSKIIPSTYKAVLAAKDAAERAGLTETEITEKMMEAAING from the coding sequence ATGCGTACGCCGCGCCAGCCGTCCCAGCATTCCGTGAATGGCCAGAACTGGTCGTTCATGGATGCTCGCCCTGCTGCGCAGGGTATGTACGACCCCCGCAACGAGCGCGACGCCTGTGGCGTCGGCTTCGTGGCCACCCTCACCGGCGAGGCGAGCCATGCGCTGGTCGAACAGGCGCTCACGGTTCTGCGTAACCTCGAGCACCGCGGCGCCACCGGCTCCGAACCCGACTCCGGTGACGGCGCGGGCATCCTCTCCCAGGTGCCGGACGCCTTCTTCCGTGAGGTGGCCGGATTCGACCTCCCCGCGGCGGGCTCGTACGCCGTCGGCATCGCCTTCCTGCCCGAGGACGGGACCGAGGACGCCGTCTCGCGGATCGAGACGATCGCGGCCGAGGAGGACCTGACCGTCCTCGGCTGGCGCGAGGTCCCCGCCGCGCCCGAGCTGCTGGGTGCGACCGCCCGGTCCACCATGCCGGCCTTCCGCCAGATCTTCGTGGCCGACGGAGCCAGCGAGGGCATCGCGCTGGACCGCAAGGCCTTCGTGCTGCGCAAGCGCGCCGAGCGCGAGGCGGGTGTCTACTTCCCGTCGCTCTCCGCCCGCACGATCGTCTACAAGGGCATGCTGACCACCGGCCAGCTCGAGCCCTTCTTCCCGGACCTGTCCGACCGCCGCTTCGGCTCCGCGGTCGCGCTCGTCCACTCGCGCTTCTCCACGAACACCTTCCCGTCGTGGCCGCTCGCGCACCCCTACCGCTTCGTCGCCCACAACGGTGAGATCAACACCGTCAAGGGCAACCGCAACTGGATGCGCGCCCGCGAGTCGCAGCTGGTCTCCGACCTGTTCGGCGACGGCGACCTGCAGCGCGTCTTCCCGGTCTGCACCCCGGACGCCTCCGACTCCGCCTCCTTCGACGAGGTGCTGGAGCTGCTCCACCTGGGCGGCCGTTCGCTGCCGCACTCCGTGCTGATGATGATCCCGGAGGCGTGGGAGAACCACGACTCCATGGACCCGGTCCGGCGCGCCTTCTACGGCTACCACTCCACGATGATGGAGCCCTGGGACGGCCCCGCCTGCGTCACCTTCACCGACGGCACCCAGGTCGGCGCCGTGCTCGACCGCAACGGCCTGCGCCCCGGCCGCTACTGGGTCACCGACGACGGCCTGGTCGTCCTCGGCTCCGAGGTCGGCGTCCTCGACATCGACCCCGCCAAGGTCGTCCGCAAGGGCCGTCTGCAGCCCGGCAAGATGTTCCTGGTCGACACCGCCGAGCACCGCATCATCGAGGACGACGAGGTCAAGGCCTCCCTCGCCGCCGAGCAGCCCTACGGCGAGTGGCTGGAGGCCGGCGAGATCGAGCTGGGCGACCTGCCCGAGCGCGAGCACATCGTCCACACCCACGCCTCGGTCACCCGCCGCCAGCAGACCTTCGGCTACACCGAGGAGGAGCTGCGCGTCATCCTCGCGCCGATGGCCAAGGCCGCCGCCGAGCCGATCGGCTCCATGGGCACCGACTCGCCGATCGCGGCCCTCTCCGAGCGCCCGCGTCTGCTGTTCGACTACTTCACCCAGCTCTTCGCGCAGGTCACCAACCCCCCGCTGGACGCGATCCGCGAGGAACTCGTCACCTCGCTGCGCTCCTCGCTCGGCCCGCAGGGCAACCTGCTCGACCCGACCGCCGCCTCCTGCCGGTCCGTCGTGCTGCCCTTCCCGGTCATCGACAACGACGAGCTGGCCAAGCTCATCCACATCAACGCCGACGGCGACATGCCCGGCTTCAAGGCCGCGACCCTGTCGGGCCTGTTCCGGGTCTCCGGCGGCGGTGACACGCTCGCCGCGCGCATCGAGGAGATCTGCGCCGAGGCCGACGCGGCCATCGAGAACGGCGCCCGTCTGATCGTCCTCTCGGACCGCCACTCCGACGCCGAGCACGCCCCGATCCCGTCGCTGCTGCTCACCGCGGCCGTCCACCACCACCTCATCCGTACCAAGCAGCGCACCCACGTGGGCCTGCTGGTCGAGGCCGGAGACGTCCGCGAGGTCCACCACGTCGCCCTGCTGATCGGCTTCGGCGCCGCCGCCGTCAACCCGTACCTGGCGATGGAGTCCGTCGAGGACCTGGTCCGCGCGGGCACCTTCCTGTCGGACATCGAGGCCGAGAAGGCCATCCGCAACCTGATCTACGCCCTCGGCAAGGGCGTCCTGAAGGTCATGTCCAAGATGGGCATCTCCACCGTCGCCTCCTACCGAGGCGCCCAGGTCTTCGAGGCCGTCGGCCTGGACGAGGCCTTCGTGGAGAAGTACTTCAACGGCACGGCCACCAAGATCGGCGGCGTCGGCATCGACGTCATCGCCCAGGAGGTCGCCGCCCGCCACGCCAAGGCCTACCCGGCTTCGGGTATCGCTCCCGCGCACCGCGCCCTCGAGATCGGCGGCGAGTACCAGTGGCGCCGCGAGGGTGAGCCGCACCTGTTCGACCCGGAGACGGTCTTCCGCCTCCAGCACTCCACGCGCACCGGCCGCTTCGACATCTTCAAGAAGTACACCGAGCGAGTGAACGAGCAGTCCGAGCGTCTGATGACGCTGCGCGGCCTGTTCGGCTTCAAGTCCGGCGCCGCCGGCCGCCAGCCGATCTCCGTCGACGAGGTCGAGCCGGTGAGCGAGATCGTCAAGCGCTTCTCCACCGGCGCCATGTCGTACGGCTCCATCTCCAAGGAGGCGCACGAGACCCTCGCCATCGCCATGAACCAGCTGGGCGGCAAGTCCAACACCGGTGAGGGCGGCGAGGACCCGGAGCGCCTGTACGACCCGGCGCGGCGCAGCGCCATCAAGCAGGTCGCCTCCGGCCGCTTCGGCGTGACGAGCGAGTACCTCGTCAACGCCGACGACATCCAGATCAAGATGGCCCAGGGCGCCAAGCCCGGCGAGGGCGGCCAGCTGCCCGGCCACAAGGTCTACCCGTGGGTCGCCAAGACGCGTCACTCGACGCCGGGCGTGGGCCTCATCTCCCCGCCGCCGCACCACGACATCTACTCCATCGAGGACCTGGCCCAGCTGATCCACGACCTCAAGAACGCGAACCCGCAGGCGCGGATTCACGTCAAGCTGGTCTCCGAGGTCGGCGTCGGCACGGTCGCGGCGGGTGTGTCGAAGGCACACGCGGACGTCGTGCTCATCTCGGGTCACGACGGCGGTACGGGTGCCTCCCCGCTGACGTCGCTCAAGCACGCCGGTGGTCCTTGGGAGTTGGGCCTCGCCGAGACCCAGCAGACCCTGCTGCTCAACGGCCTGCGCGACCGGATCGTGGTCCAGACGGACGGTCAGCTGAAGACCGGCCGTGACGTGGTCATCGCCGCGCTGCTCGGCGCCGAGGAGTTCGGTTTCGCGACCGCGCCGCTCGTCGTCTCCGGCTGCGTGATGATGCGCGTGTGCCACCTGGACACCTGCCCGGTCGGCATCGCCACCCAGAACCCGACCCTGCGCGACCGCTTCGCCGGCAAGGCCGAATACGTGGTGAACTTCTTCCAGTTCATCGCGGAGGAGGTCCGCGAGATCCTCGCCGAGCTGGGCTTCCGCTCCATCGAGGAGGCCGTCGGCCACGCCGAGGTCCTCGACGTGGCGCGCGCCGTGGACCACTGGAAGGCGCAGGGCCTGGACCTGGAGCCGCTCTTCCACGTGCCCGAGCTGCCCGAGGGCGCGGTCCGTCACCGGCTGATCGCCCAGGACCACGGCCTGGAGAAGGCCCTGGACAACGAGCTGATCAAGCTGGCCGCCGACGCTCTGGCCGCGAACGACGCGACCGAGGCCCAGCCGGTGCGCGCCCAGGTCGCCATCCGCAACATCAACCGCACGGTCGGCACCATGCTCGGCCACGAGGTGACGAAGAAGTTCGGCGGCGCGGGCCTGCCCGAGGACACCGTCGACATCACCTTCACCGGCTCGGCCGGCCAGTCCTTCGGCGCGTTCCTGCCGCGCGGTGTCACGCTGCGCCTCGAAGGCGACGCCAACGACTACGTCGGCAAGGGCCTCTCGGGCGGCCGGATCGTCGTCCGCCCGGACCGCGCGGCCGACCACCTCGCCGAGTACTCGACCATCGCGGGCAACACCATCGCCTACGGCGCCACCGGCGGCGAGCTGTTCCTGCGCGGCCGGACCGGTGAGCGGTTCTGCGTCCGCAACTCCGGCGCACTGGTCGTCTCCGAGGGCGTGGGCGACCACGGCTGCGAGTACATGACCGGCGGTCGCGCGGTGGTCCTCGGCGAGACGGGCCGCAACTTCGCGGCCGGCATGTCCGGCGGTATCGCCTACGTCATCGACCTCGACCGCGACAACGTCAACGTCGGCAACGCGGACGCCGTCGAGGCGCTGGACGAGACGGACCGGCAGTGGCTGCACGACGTGGTGCGCCGCCACGCCGAGGAGACCGGCTCGACGGTCGCCGAGAAGCTGCTCGCCGACTGGGACACGGCCGTGGCGCGGTTCAGCAAGATCATCCCCAGCACGTACAAGGCAGTGCTCGCCGCCAAGGACGCCGCCGAGCGAGCGGGTCTCACCGAGACCGAGATCACCGAGAAGATGATGGAGGCGGCGATCAATGGCTGA
- a CDS encoding VIT1/CCC1 transporter family protein, protein MAIIETEAPLHEAHRDNHTHRDVNGGWLRPAVFGAMDGLVSNLALMTGVAGGSVSHQTIVITGLAGLAAGAFSMAAGEYTSVASQRELVEAELDVERRELRKHPQDEEAELAALYVARGVEPALAREVARQLSEDPEQALEIHAREELGIDPGDLPSPLVAAVSSFGSFALGALLPVLPYLLGAAALWPAVLLALAGLFGCGAVVAKVTARTWWYSGLRQLALGGAAAGVTYALGTLIGTAVG, encoded by the coding sequence ATGGCCATCATCGAAACCGAGGCGCCGCTGCACGAGGCGCACCGCGACAACCACACGCACCGCGACGTGAACGGCGGCTGGCTGCGCCCCGCCGTCTTCGGCGCGATGGACGGCCTGGTCTCCAACCTCGCCCTGATGACCGGTGTGGCGGGTGGCTCCGTCAGTCACCAGACGATCGTCATCACCGGGCTCGCGGGGCTCGCCGCGGGCGCCTTCTCCATGGCGGCCGGCGAGTACACCTCCGTCGCCTCCCAGCGTGAGCTCGTCGAGGCCGAGCTCGACGTCGAGCGGCGCGAGCTGCGCAAGCACCCGCAGGACGAGGAGGCCGAGCTCGCCGCACTGTACGTGGCCCGCGGTGTCGAGCCCGCACTGGCCCGTGAAGTTGCCCGGCAGCTGTCCGAGGATCCCGAGCAGGCCCTGGAGATCCATGCCCGCGAAGAGCTGGGCATCGACCCCGGTGATCTGCCGTCGCCGCTGGTGGCCGCCGTGTCGTCCTTCGGGTCGTTCGCGCTCGGCGCCCTGCTGCCCGTCCTGCCGTATCTGCTGGGGGCGGCCGCCCTCTGGCCGGCCGTGCTCCTCGCGCTCGCCGGGCTCTTCGGCTGTGGTGCGGTCGTGGCCAAGGTGACCGCGCGGACCTGGTGGTACAGCGGGCTCAGGCAGCTCGCGCTCGGCGGTGCGGCGGCCGGTGTGACGTACGCCCTGGGCACCCTGATCGGAACGGCCGTAGGATAG